A DNA window from Ostrea edulis chromosome 5, xbOstEdul1.1, whole genome shotgun sequence contains the following coding sequences:
- the LOC125652557 gene encoding uncharacterized protein LOC125652557, with protein MRFSVLIIVLCVTVHSESDETTKLPPSSKITIHPTTSQKITTTTPPTTTQPTTTTLITTTPTTQPTTTTPTTTIAPTTTLLSSTIPSTSPLSTSSITKTTPTISSTANISITGITETPTKTTNVTTDIEEITTETTTNTTETTTEITTNTTETTTETTAETTDTAPSHNANNISKVTKPAGNNPNNVQISSTGSATQSPTVPATTTTQSPTVPATTTTKSVTPASSSSDNYDHELAIIFGVMLGLMILAIFIFCVYRCYKRDQEESYMEGGGDISIKMSKF; from the exons ATGAGGTTCTCTGTGTTAATTATTGTCCTTTGTGTAACGGTACACAGCGAGTCTGACGAAACCACG AAACTACCACCATCATCAAAAATAACAATACATCCAACAACATCacaaaaaataacaacaacaacaccaccaacaacaacacaaccaacaacaacaacactaataacaacaacaccaacaacacaaccaacaacaacaacaccaacaacaacaatagCACCAACAACAACACTACTATCATCAACAATACCATCAACATCTCCATTATCAACATCGTCAATAACAAAAACAACACCAACAATATCGTCAACAGCAAACATATCAATAACAGGCATAACAGAAACaccaacaaaaacaacaaatgtaACAACAGATATAGAAGAAATAACAACAGAAACCACAACAAACACAACAGAAACAACAACAGAAATCACAACAAACACAACAGAAACAACAACAGAAACAACAGCAGAAACAACAGATACAGCTCCAAGCCACAACGCAAATAATATCTCAAAAGTCACAAAACCAGCTGGAAACAACCCTAATAATGTGCAGATAAGTTCGACAGGATCAGCTACACAAAGTCCTACAGTACCCGCAACTACTACTACACAAAGTCCTACAGTACCCGCAACTACTACTACAAAGTCCGTGACACCGGCTAGTAGTTCGTCTGATAACTACGACCATGAACTCGCCATTATATTCGGAGTGATGCTGGGACTGATGATTCTGGCCATTTTTATCTTCTGTGTGTACCGCTGTTACAAGAGAGATCAGGAGGAGTCTTACATGGAGGGAGGGGGGGACATCTCTATCAAAATGTCCAAATTCTAA
- the LOC130055232 gene encoding MFS-type transporter SLC18B1-like, whose protein sequence is MEDNLNTFGIVSGFFNSCYSLGAFAGPISGSALVDAAGFGWGSTLCAGLLVVSGLVLLVYVAINRKHFDKAKTLLQRQRKFSFRRTRSLTDIEMTSGFVDKEEAETD, encoded by the exons ATGGAGGATAACCTGAACACATTCGGTATCGTGTCGGGATTCTTTAACTCCTGTTATTCCTTGGG AGCCTTTGCTGGTCCAATCTCTGGCAGTGCCTTGGTGGATGCGGCAGGCTTTGGCTGGGGGTCGACACTCTGTGCTGGTCTACTCGTTGTATCC GGACTGGTGCTCTTGGTATATGTGGCAATCAACAGAAAACATTTTGATAAGGCCAAAACCTTGTTGCAGAGACAGAGAAAATTTTCTTTCAG GCGTACCAGGAGTTTGACGGACATAGAAATGACTAGTGGATTTGTCGACAAAGAAGAGGCTGAAACGGATTGA
- the LOC130046326 gene encoding uncharacterized protein LOC130046326 isoform X1 yields MAVSDKIYSIKLEETDVPGAKFRCSDVSEHSVVELKRWLECRGMLQAGTKAELVKRCLECIESKNTDIIISVDGGIWYEEKLREVLSTARSKSSADMIPLLPTSGWQKFPSGNIPKGFCYGRIYEHIILTAKVYEKKSKTSTSDSESEDNLTDFNTSKPMVKGRQYFASGHVKDIKSIAKGECFFVKSTVMASYTQRKLYHVTLTLGSPSGKILDASCDCKASAMGRCNHIASLLFALEDYTLQFGYDPDACTSKLCTWNVGRKAKRQPQPCYSTSYNKKLKADRYRNYNPMTTKLDETKFANEFIATLPNSGSFCMFDQILEIEYSDYVVDIKNLNERTNYSLNLIKQDASEPYEVPNTDRQAESIMWHSSRNCRITASVAKEVSSVKSPRAKYNLLERILWGKKLPPIEKFKVWTRK; encoded by the exons ATGGCAGTGTCCGACAAAATCTATTCTATAAAGTTAGAGGAAACTGATGTTCCTGGAGCGAAGTTTCGTTGTTCTGATGTGTCAGAACATTCAGTCGTTGAACTGAAGCGATGGTTAGAATGCAGGGGAATGTTACAAGCGGGTACAAAAGCCGAATTAGTCAAAAG GTGCCTAGAATGCATAGAGTCCAAGAACACAGACATCATAATTTCTGTGGATGGGGGAATCTGGTACGAGGAGAAATTACGAGAGGTGTTATCCACTGCCCGCAGTAAATCATCAGCTGATATGATACCTCTTTTACCTACAAGTGGTTGGCAAAAATTTCCTTCAGGGAATATTCCTAAAGGATTCTGTTATGGAAGAATATATGAACATATAATACTAACTGCCAAAGTATATGAGAAAAAAAGTAAAACGTCGACGTCTGATAGTGAAAGTGAAGACAATTTGACAGACTTCAATACTTCAAAACCGATGGTGAAAGGACGTCAATATTTTGCCAGCGGCCATGTAAAAGATATTAAGAGCATTGCAAAAGGTGAATGCTTTTTTGTCAAATCAACTGTGATGGCATCATACACTCAACGAAAGCTATATCATGTGACTTTAACTTTAGGATCTCcatctgggaaaatattggatGCCTCGTGTGATTGTAAAGCTTCAGCAATGGGACGATGTAACCATATAGCTTCGTTATTATTTGCTTTGGAGGATTACACATTACAGTTTGGATACGATCCGGATGCTTGCACTAGCAAGCTATGTACATGGAATGTAGGACGGAAGGCTAAAAGGCAACCTCAGCCATGTTATTCCACATCATACAACAAAAAGTTAAAAGCGGATAGGTACAGAAATTATAATCCTATGACTACTAAATTGGATGAAACTAAATTTGCAAATGAATTTATTGCTACATTGCCAAATTCTGGATCATTTTGTATGTTTGAccaaatattagaaattgaatatagtgattatgtggttgacattaaaaatttaaatgaaagaacCAATTATTCTTTGAATTTGATCAAACAAGATGCATCTGAACCTTATGAAGTCCCAAACACTGATAGACAGGCTGAATCTATTATGTGGCACAGCAGTCGCAATTGTAGAATAACTGCATCTGTAGCAAAGGAAGTCAGTAGTGTTAAAAGCCCAAGGGCTAAATATAACCTTTTGGAGCGGATTCTATGGGGCAAAAAGCTTCCCCcaattgaaaagtttaaagtatggacaagaaaatga
- the LOC130046326 gene encoding uncharacterized protein LOC130046326 isoform X2: MAVSDKIYSIKLEETDVPGAKFRCSDVSEHSVVELKRWLECRGMLQAGTKAELVKRCLECIESKNTDIIISVDGGIWYEEKLREVLSTARSKSSADMIPLLPTSGWQKFPSGNIPKGFCYGRIYEHIILTAKVYEKKSKTSTSDSESEDNLTDFNTSKPMVKGRQYFASGHVKDIKSIAKGSPSGKILDASCDCKASAMGRCNHIASLLFALEDYTLQFGYDPDACTSKLCTWNVGRKAKRQPQPCYSTSYNKKLKADRYRNYNPMTTKLDETKFANEFIATLPNSGSFCMFDQILEIEYSDYVVDIKNLNERTNYSLNLIKQDASEPYEVPNTDRQAESIMWHSSRNCRITASVAKEVSSVKSPRAKYNLLERILWGKKLPPIEKFKVWTRK; this comes from the exons ATGGCAGTGTCCGACAAAATCTATTCTATAAAGTTAGAGGAAACTGATGTTCCTGGAGCGAAGTTTCGTTGTTCTGATGTGTCAGAACATTCAGTCGTTGAACTGAAGCGATGGTTAGAATGCAGGGGAATGTTACAAGCGGGTACAAAAGCCGAATTAGTCAAAAG GTGCCTAGAATGCATAGAGTCCAAGAACACAGACATCATAATTTCTGTGGATGGGGGAATCTGGTACGAGGAGAAATTACGAGAGGTGTTATCCACTGCCCGCAGTAAATCATCAGCTGATATGATACCTCTTTTACCTACAAGTGGTTGGCAAAAATTTCCTTCAGGGAATATTCCTAAAGGATTCTGTTATGGAAGAATATATGAACATATAATACTAACTGCCAAAGTATATGAGAAAAAAAGTAAAACGTCGACGTCTGATAGTGAAAGTGAAGACAATTTGACAGACTTCAATACTTCAAAACCGATGGTGAAAGGACGTCAATATTTTGCCAGCGGCCATGTAAAAGATATTAAGAGCATTGCAAAAG GATCTCcatctgggaaaatattggatGCCTCGTGTGATTGTAAAGCTTCAGCAATGGGACGATGTAACCATATAGCTTCGTTATTATTTGCTTTGGAGGATTACACATTACAGTTTGGATACGATCCGGATGCTTGCACTAGCAAGCTATGTACATGGAATGTAGGACGGAAGGCTAAAAGGCAACCTCAGCCATGTTATTCCACATCATACAACAAAAAGTTAAAAGCGGATAGGTACAGAAATTATAATCCTATGACTACTAAATTGGATGAAACTAAATTTGCAAATGAATTTATTGCTACATTGCCAAATTCTGGATCATTTTGTATGTTTGAccaaatattagaaattgaatatagtgattatgtggttgacattaaaaatttaaatgaaagaacCAATTATTCTTTGAATTTGATCAAACAAGATGCATCTGAACCTTATGAAGTCCCAAACACTGATAGACAGGCTGAATCTATTATGTGGCACAGCAGTCGCAATTGTAGAATAACTGCATCTGTAGCAAAGGAAGTCAGTAGTGTTAAAAGCCCAAGGGCTAAATATAACCTTTTGGAGCGGATTCTATGGGGCAAAAAGCTTCCCCcaattgaaaagtttaaagtatggacaagaaaatga
- the LOC130046352 gene encoding uncharacterized protein LOC130046352, with the protein MTGVFWIPFPKPKRNLEKCQRWARVCGREYFTVEKVTRWTYICSKHFVGGNGPTAEHPDPIPATLTPNQGGKFARKRKPPTPRSNPVSKRMLKDVSEALLSLQDEAIPSTSTSTCDMHRGHINENRTIIANHDQSDTICTGTGSDMNQNEHVKQEQTQKNAIYCATQIQDCGTQTTFHCSDTLANKIERRLRKNEGHSKQKSPQKQNTKNKFDYEQLATKGKLFKFYTGLNVEQFNHFLRSWKMPEVYMN; encoded by the exons ATGACTGGGGTTTTTTGGATACCATTTCCAAAACCCAAGAGGAATCTGGAAAAATGTCAGCGATGGGCGCGTGTGTGTGGCAGGGAATATTTTACCGTTGAAAAGGTTACAAGATGGACATACATATGTAGTAAACATTTTGTGGGTGGAAATGGACCGACAGCAGAACATCCTGATCCCATTCCAGCAACTCTAACGCCAAATCAG GGGGGAAAATTCGCTAGGAAAAGGAAACCACCCACTCCACGGAGCAATCCTGTTTCCAAAAGAATGTTAAAGGACGTGTCAGAAGCATTACTATCCTTACAAGATGAGGCAATACCTTCAACTTCTACTAGCACTTGTGATATGCATCGTGGCCATATTAACGAGAACAGAACAATTATAGCCAACCATGATCAGTCTGACACTATATGTACTGGGACCGGGTCTGATATGAATCAGAAT GAACATGTCAAACAGGAGCAGACCCAAAAGAACGCAATTTATTGTGCAACACAAATACAAGATTGTGGGACACAAACTACTTTTCATTGCAGTGATACTCTTGCCAATAAAATTGAGAGAAGGCTGAGGAAAAATGAAGGGCATTCAAAGCAAAAGAGTCCGCAAAAACAGAACACCAAAAACAAGTTTGATTACGAGCAATTGGCAACAAAaggaaaactttttaaattttacacagGTTTAAATGTTGAACAATTTAACCACTTTTTAAGGTCTTGGAAAATGCCGGAGGTGTATATGAACTGA